Genomic DNA from Haloplanus sp. HW8-1:
CCGACGCACGAATGCACTCGACGCCTTCGTCCACCACGATCCGCTGCGGGAGGGTCAGGCATCGCTGATGTTCGGAATCGAACTCACGCCCGAACACCCGGCCGACCGGCTGGTCGACCTCGGGACGGCCGCCGAACGCGCCGGCTACGACACCGTCTTCGTTTCCAGTCACTACAACAACCGATCGCCGTTTGCCGTCCTGTCGCGGCTCGCGGCCGCGACCGACGAGGTTCGGCTGGGTCCCGGCGTGGTCAATCCCCTCGAACGCCACCCCGTCACCCTCGCGGGCGAGGTGGCGACTGTGGCGGAGGCGAGCGACGGCCGCGCGGTCTTCGGGATCGGTCCCGGTGACCCCTCGACGCTCTCGAACCTCGGCCTCGCCGAGGACCGCGGCCTCCGGCCCGTACTGGAGGCGTTCAAGGTGGCCCGACGGCTCTGGGCGGGCGAGCGCGTCACTCACGACGGCACCTTCGAGGCCGTAGACGCCGGCCTCAACTTCGAGGTCCCCACGCCCATCCCCACCTACGTCGGCGGCGAGGGGCCACACATGTGCAAGATGGCGGCCAAACACGCCGACGGGCTGCTCTTCAACGGCTCCCACCCCGCCGACCTGCGGTGGGCGCGCGAGCAGGTCGCGGACGGCCTGTCCGACCGACTCGACGACCTCGGGGCGTTCGACCTCGCGGCCTACGCGAGCGTCAGCGTCGCCGCGGACGAGACGGCCGCCCGCGAGGCGGCCCGGCCGCCCGTCGCGTTCATCGCCGCCGGCGCCGCCCCGCCGGTCCTCGCGCGCCACGACCTGGACGCCGACCGCGCCGACGACATCGGCGAGGCGATCAGTGCGGGCGACTTCTCGTCGGCCTTCGACCGCGTCTCGCCCGCCATGATCGACACTTTCTGTATCGCGGGGACGGTCGACACCGTCGCCGACCGGATGGCCGCGGTCCTCGACCACGCCGATAGCCTCGTCGTCGGGTCGCCGCTCGGCCCGGATCTCGACGCCGCCGTCGACCTCGCGGCGCGAGCCCACGACCGCGCGACCGACCGTTAACCGACGACTGCGTCGCGGAGGGCATCGAGCAACGCACCGACGGTCAGCAGGCCGAAGAAGCCGGCGGCGAACGTCGTGAGGACCGCTCCGGTGAGAAAGACCAGTAGTCCGATCGGGTCCTGCGTGGCCACGTCGGTCGCGAAGATGATGACGAGGTCGACGACGCTCCGAACCAGTTCGACGACGAGTTGCGTGACCGTGGCCATACGTCACGAACGCGCGGCGCTCACTTGGCCGTTCCGCCCGGCGACACGGCTAAGCGCCTCGCCGCCGTGGTGCCGGCCGTGCCCGACCGACCGCTCGACGAGTTCGTGACCGAGGACGGGGCCGAGAGCGAGGCCGATCGCACCGACGGGGCCGAGCCTGCGGCGCCGAGCGTCCCGACCATGCGCTGGTCGCCCGACGGCCCCCCCTGCGACGCCTGCGGCGAGAGCGTCGCCCGCCGGTGGCGGTCCGACGGCGCCTTCGTCTGTGCCGACTGCAAGGAGTGGTGATCAGCCCCGGCGCGGGTGGCGATCGAACCCCCGGGCCAGGTGTTCCTCGTCGATGGCGAGGACCGTCGGTCGCCCGTGCGGGCAGGCGAAGGGTCGGTCGCAGGCTCCCAACCGCTCGACGAGGGCCGCCGCCGCCTCGTCGGAGAGGTCGTCGCCGGCCTTCAGCGACGGGTGACAGGCCAGGTCAGCGAGGAGGGCGTCCCGGCCGTCCGGAGCCTCACCCTCGCGCAGGCCCGCCAGCGCGTCACGAAGCGATTCGGGGTCGGCCACCCGGCCGAGCGGTGCCGGCACCGCCCGTACGCGGACGGCCCCTCCACCGAAGGGTGCGGCGTCGAAGCCCAACGCCGACAGGTCGTCGGCGTGGGCCTCGACCGCCGCCGCGGCGTCCGGCGAGAGCGAGAGCGTCGCCGGCGGATCGAGCCGTCTCGACGGCACGTCGCTCGCCGCGACCGCCGAGCGCAGGCGCTCGTAGTTGATTCGTTCGTGGGCGGCGTGCTGGTCGACCACCAGCAACTCGTCGCCGTCGCCGGCCGCACAGAGGACGTAGCTGTCGCGAAACTGGCCGATCACGTCGACATCGCCCAGCACCGAGGGCGCCGTCTCGACCGGGTCGAGCGCTGCCTCCAGGTCCATCGCCACGTCCGCCGACCGCCGCAGGTCGGCCGTCGAGAGCGCGTCGGCGGCGGCTTCCTCGACGGCGTCGGCAACGGCGTCGGCCGCCCGGAGCGCCACCCGCTCTTTCGTGGGGTGGACGTTCGGGTCGACGGCTCGGGCGGGTAGCGACACCGACAGCGCGGCGACGGGGTGGCGGTCACCCGGGAGCAGCGAGCCGTACCCCCGTTCGATCGCCCGGCGGAGGTCGGGCATCGCCACCGGCCGTCCGTTGATCGCGACGCGGACGTGATCGGTCGACGCCCGGGTGATCGAGGGGTAGGCGAGCAGACCCCGCACCTCGACGGACACTTCCCGGTCGTCGACGGCGACGCCCGTCTCGGCGCC
This window encodes:
- a CDS encoding 5,10-methylenetetrahydromethanopterin reductase, giving the protein MFGIELTPEHPADRLVDLGTAAERAGYDTVFVSSHYNNRSPFAVLSRLAAATDEVRLGPGVVNPLERHPVTLAGEVATVAEASDGRAVFGIGPGDPSTLSNLGLAEDRGLRPVLEAFKVARRLWAGERVTHDGTFEAVDAGLNFEVPTPIPTYVGGEGPHMCKMAAKHADGLLFNGSHPADLRWAREQVADGLSDRLDDLGAFDLAAYASVSVAADETAAREAARPPVAFIAAGAAPPVLARHDLDADRADDIGEAISAGDFSSAFDRVSPAMIDTFCIAGTVDTVADRMAAVLDHADSLVVGSPLGPDLDAAVDLAARAHDRATDR
- a CDS encoding DUF7573 domain-containing protein, whose product is MPDRPLDEFVTEDGAESEADRTDGAEPAAPSVPTMRWSPDGPPCDACGESVARRWRSDGAFVCADCKEW
- the mutL gene encoding DNA mismatch repair endonuclease MutL, with product MRRLDRETVDRIAAGEVVTRPARVVEELLENALDAGADRVEVAVTGGGTERIRVDDDGRGMSEDEATLAVERHTTSKLPEGDLRAVETLGFRGEALASIADVATLTLTTNDGGPRGTRVRVEDGEVTVDTTGRGRGTTVEVTDLFHNRPARRESLAAPATEFERISDRVAAYALLRPEVAVTLDHDGRRTFATPGSGSVADAALAVYDREVARESTTLGAETGVAVDDREVSVEVRGLLAYPSITRASTDHVRVAINGRPVAMPDLRRAIERGYGSLLPGDRHPVAALSVSLPARAVDPNVHPTKERVALRAADAVADAVEEAAADALSTADLRRSADVAMDLEAALDPVETAPSVLGDVDVIGQFRDSYVLCAAGDGDELLVVDQHAAHERINYERLRSAVAASDVPSRRLDPPATLSLSPDAAAAVEAHADDLSALGFDAAPFGGGAVRVRAVPAPLGRVADPESLRDALAGLREGEAPDGRDALLADLACHPSLKAGDDLSDEAAAALVERLGACDRPFACPHGRPTVLAIDEEHLARGFDRHPRRG